The sequence below is a genomic window from bacterium 336/3.
GGGAAAAAGAATAATGATAAATCAATAAATGAAATATTAAAATATACTTGAATAACATAGAAAAAGGAAACCTCTTCTAGATATTGAAGAGGTTTTTATATTACTATTTCTTTACAGTTCTTTGTTCAATGCGTTTTTCGTAGTTCGAACCCTGATACAAATAATCTACATAAATACCTGAAGTATGGATTTGGTTAGGGTCTAGAGTGCCTGCGGGTACAATTTCTTCTACTTCAACAATAGTAACTTTTCCTGCTGTTGCCATCATAGGGTTAAAATTTCTGGCTGTTCCCTGATAAACCAAGTTTCCTGCTGTATCAGCTTTCCAAGCTTTTACAAGAGCAAAATCAGCTTTGAGCCAGCGTTCCATCAAATATAATTTACCATCAAATTCTCTAACTTCTTTTCCTTCGGCAACTTCTGTACCTACACCAGCAGGTGTAAAAAATGCAGGAATACCAGCACCACCTGCCCTGATACGCTCAGCAAGTGTACCTTGTGGCAACAATTCTACTTCAAGTTCTCCGCTTAATAATTGTCTTTCAAACTCCTCATTTTCACCAACATACGAAGAAATCATTTTCTTTACTTGTCTTGTTTTCAAAAGCAAGCCAATTCCAAAATCATCTACACCTGCATTATTAGAGATACAAGTAAGGTTTTTTACACCACTCTTGAGTAAAGCAGTAATACTATGCTCTGGAATTCCACATAAACCGAAGCCTCCAAGCATAAGAGTAGCTCCATCAGGTATTTGTTTAATGACTGCGTCTAAATCGGTGATTACTTTGTTTATCATAAAATTCTGTAATTATCTTATAATTTTGAAGTTAGACAAATATACAAACAAAAGTCTAATAATCTAAAGAAATTGTATCTTTGTACAATTTGTAGAATTGAATATGAAACAAACCCTAGACTTTGTTGTAAGCCCCGAAATAGGCTTTGATACAGATAATTTACATCAATTTTTAAAAGAGAAATTACAAATTTCAGATCATGCTTTTATTCGTTTAGAACGCCGTTCTATTGATGCTCGTTCTAAGCAAGTGAAAGTAAATATCAAGGTTTCTATTTATGAAAATGAACAAGCTGAACCACTTGGTAATTTCGAAAAAAACTATCAGGATGTAAGTAAAAAACCTCAAGTAATTGTAGTGGGGGCTGGACCAGCAGGCATGTTTGCTGCTTTAAGACTCATCGAATTAGGAATTAAGCCAATCGTAATTGAAAGAGGAAAAGATGTTCAAGCCCGAAGAAGAGATTTAGCAGCCATCAATAAAGACCATGTAGTCAATAATAACAGTAATTATTGTTTTGGAGAAGGAGGGGCAGGTACATACTCCGATGGGAAATTATATACTCGTTCCAATAAAAGAGGAGATATTCGCAGAATTTTGGAAATTTTGGTAGCTCATGGGGCAAAAGAAGAAATACTCATAGAAGCTCACCCACATATTGGTACAAACAAACTCCCTAAGATTGTAGCAGATCTTCGAGAAAGTATCATCAAGGCTGGTGGAGAAGTTCATTTCGAAACCAAAGTTGTAGATTTTATCTTAGAAGGAAATTCTATAAAAGGTGTAGTAGGTGAAAAACAGACTACTACACAAGAGTTTATAGGAATAGGCGTAATTTTAGCGACAGGACACTCAGCAAGAGATATATTTGAGCTTTTGCACAAAAAAAATGTTTTTATCCAAAATAAACCTTTTGCATTGGGTGTACGAATAGAGCATCCACAACAAATCATAGATTCAATCCAGTATCATTGTGAACAGAGAGGGCAATATTTGCCACCTGCATCTTATAGTCTAGTAGAGCAGGTAAAATACAAAGGTGTTGAGAAAGGAGTATTTTCATTTTGTATGTGTCCAGGGGGCTTTATTGTGCCATCGGCTACTGAACAAGGTGAGGTAGTTGTAAATGGTATGTCTCCATCTCGAAGAGATGGCAGATTTGCCAATTCTGGAATGGTTGTAGCTGTTGATGAGTTAGATTGGAAGCCTTTTGAGAGTTTTGGAGTACTTGCAGCTCTTGAGTTTCAGAAAAATATAGAAAAAATAGCTTGTCAGATAGGTGGAAACACCCAGATTGCTCCTGCTCAAAGAGTTGTAGATTTTGCGGAAAAAAAAGTATCTAAAAGTCTTTTAGATACATCCTATCAACCAGGGCTTGTATCAGTAGATCTTCGAGAAGTTTTGCCTGAACAAATTGCTTTCCGACTGCAAGAAGGGTTAAAATCTTTTGGCAAAAAGATGAAAGGTTACTTTACCAATGAAGCCCAATTAATAGGTGTAGAAAGTAGAACATCTTCGCCAGTAAGCATTCCAAGAGATAAAATGAGTTATGAGCATACGCAAATAAAAGGTTTATTTCCTTGTGGTGAAGGGGCTGGTTATGCAGGAGGCATTATGTCTGCAGCTATGGATGGAGAGAGATGTGCCGAAAAATTGGCAGAATTGTATGGGTAATTTAAGTTTTACTGCCAATTTCTAACCATTGCTGAAAAATAGGGCTTTTTTCTCGACTGACAATCACTTCTTCTGTGGATGTTGGCTCTAACTCTAATTTGAGTTTTCCATGAAAATACTGATGAATTTTGCTAATAGACTCTACAGAGGCAATAAATTGGCGATTCAACCTGAAAAAATGAGTAGGATTCAATAAGTCTTCTAACTCTTCAAGGGTATAATCTACCAGAAATTGTTTTCCTTCTTTGGAAATCAAACAAACCATTTTATTGGTTGAGTAGAAATAAGCAATCTGCTCTTGGGCAATAGGGATGAGTTGTTCTTGATGTTTTACCAAAAAACGTTGTTGATAACTCTTGGTTTTTTGCTGACTAATTTCTTGTAATAATGATGCTATTTTTGTACTATAATCTTGATTTTCAGTTTTATTGAAAAGTTCTTTGTACTTTTTGTAAGCTTGGATAAGCTCTTCTTGCTTAATAGGTTTTAATAAATAATCTATGCTTTTTACTTTGAAGGCTCTGATAGCGTATTCATCGTAAGAAGTTGTAAAAATAATAGGTGTATGAATAACTACTTGTTCAAAAATCTTAAAGCTAAGCCCGTCTGAGAGTTGTATATCAGAGAAAATTAAATCTATTTGAGGTTTTGAATTCAGAAATTCAATAGAATTCTCAATGCTATCCAAAGATGCAATAATTTCAGTGTCACCCAATGTCAGAATCATTTTGCTTAATCGTTCAGCAGCAGGATACTCATCTTCTATCAGAAGTATTTTGGTCATAGCAAAGGTATTTCAACTCTAAAAAAATCTTGATTTTTTTCTATAAAAATGTCTTTTTTGCTCAACAAGGCATAACGATTCTTTATATTTTCTAATCCTACTTTTGTAGATTTATAAAAAGTTTTTTTCTCCTGTAAATTATTTTGTACAGCCAAAATATTGTCATCAGCAAAAATATCAATCATTAAGGGCTTATCCTTAGAAATAATATTGTGTTTGATAGCATTTTCAACAAGCATTTGCAAGCTCAAAGGAGCTATTTTTTTCTGTAAAATTTCTGGAGCAATATGTTTTTCAAGTTGTATATTTTCTCTGAAACGAACTTTATTGAGATACATATAAGCATCCACAAAATCCATCTCTTCTTGAAGAGTTACCATATCTTTTTGCTTACTAACAAGAACATAACGATAAACATCTGCCAGTTTTTCTAAATATTTTTGAGCTTCTTGATTGGTTTCATCTATCAAAAAACTCAAGGTGTTTAAGCTATTGAATAAAAAATGAGGGTCTAATTGGTTTTTAAGCGACTCTAACTGCGATTGAACATTAGCTCTTGCCAAAGCCTCAGCCTTTTGGATGCCAGCTTTCCAAGACTGAAAAAAGAAAACACTTTCATAAATAAGAGTAACAATAATAGTAGGTATAAGCCCAATGGCAAGCCCAACCCAAATATTGGGTTTTGCACTTTCAGGCTTAATAACTCTACAAAATAAATCTAATAAAATGGTAATCAGAGAAGTATAAAGCAAAGAGAAAATAGTTTGGGTAATCAATCTTTGCTTAGTTTGCTCGAAACTTGGGTATTTTTCTATCAAAAAATGCATGATTTTCCTTAAGCCTTCCCAAATAAAAAAAGTATTTAGGAAAGCTATTAACAAACCCCATATGGCGTCAGATGAAAAGAAAACTTTATCATTCCAATGATAAGCAATATTGATACTCAGGCTAATAGTCGGTATTCCTATTAGTCTGGCTTTCAGATCGTTGATATGTGCTTTGGGTGAATTCACGATGTTTTTATTATAATATTAAAGATATAAAATAATCTTAATAAAAACTATTAACCTCTTATAGAAGTTTCAAAATCTTGGTTTTCAAATAAATCACTCCAAGTTTTTTCAGCATAATAATGTTCTTTGTCGTTTTCAAAATAGTTAAATAAAGCTGACAGTACTTTTAACTTAGAACTAAAAAGACTCAAAAATTTTATCATTCCTAATGGAGTAGATTGAATTTTGAGAGAAGGATTTTGTTTTTTAAGTTTCACAAAAACATCTTCATAAGTTTGGAGGTTTCTACCTTGTACAGCATAATGCTGGTTAAAAGCTTTTGGGTTGTCAATAGCTGAAACGACCAAATTGCTGTAATCCTCCAAATTTGTCCAATATTGAGTTACAGGCTTCCCAATCCATTGTATAGTATTGTTTTTTACATTGAAAAGCATACTATCTTCAAAAGAACTGGGATAAAAAATTGTAAAAGGAATAGAAGAGGATTCAATAAACTGATTTCCTTTTCTTTTGATTTCGTTTGGAAAAAAATAAGTTTTTAAATGTGTAGCCAATGGATAAGCTCCCAAAGCAGAAATCTTGATAATTTGCTCAATTCCTGCAAGTTCTGCTGCTTCTACAATATTCTTAATGCCTTCTCTTTCTTCGTAAAAAGACAGTTTGGTATTTAAGGTTTCTGTACTTAAATTGATATAAACCACCTGACAACCTTTAAACGCTTTTATAAGGCTGTTGATGTCTTCTAAATTGGCTTGTACTATTTCTATACTTTCTGGGAGTTTAGTACGTGCAAGGAGAGTATTTCTACTAATAGCTCTCACCGAAAAGCCTTTTTGAACCATTTTTTGTGCAACTGGTAAACCTAATCTGCCTGTTGCTCCGATAAACGCAATTTTAGTGTGATTTTTCATACATGTAGTATTTGAAATGTTTAAAATCTAAAGAATGCTTTTGCTTGTAAGGCTTGTATAAGTGTGTAAGCTGTGAAGCCAAAATAAAGAATACTCGCACCAATGGTTAAAGAAGTATTTCTCAAAAAATAAAATGAAAGAAGAGGAAGTATTTGTATAGCATGCATACCAAAAAAATGTGATACTCGTAAGTCTCCATATTTCAGACTCCATCCTAAAATGGGTAAACTTCTGCCTTCATGTACTGCTCCGACTGTATGAGTAAGCCTCGAACCCATTACAAATCCTTCCAAAGAAAAAATAACAAACATGACAAGGCTTAATCTGATTGCCCACACATAATAATTGGGTAATTCTGGAAATGTATTTTGAAAAAATAAAAAAGCAATGTAAGCTGTATAAATACTAACGGCTGTAGCAGCTATTGCCATCATACTATACATAAACGAATAAAAGGGGGTACCTACATTGAAATGAGATGTTTTTCCTCTAAAAGCCTGTAATGTAATATACACAATCTCAAAACCTAATAAGATAATAACAGCCCAACTGAATCTGGATGTATTAAATTGTGGTAAATAAGAGCAAAACCAAGCCATCGTCCAGCTATAAAAAAATGTTGATGCTGCAAATTTAAAAGGCTTAAACCATGCGTTTGTACCATTTACTTGTGTGCTGGAAGTGTAAGAAAGTATTAAAAACAAACAGGCTAAAACCAAACATACTATTCCAAATACAAATAACTCTATATTTCGATACTTTAATTCTTGTAAAAACATAGTTTTAGAGTGTTTAGAAGGAGCTATAAGCCCCTTCTGGTTAGAAAGTATATCTTACAAATGGTACAGGGAAGAAACCTTGCTGATATTGATTCACCAATGCATTGGTTCTTCTATTGTAAGTCTGCTGGAAAATATTTTGATTGTTGGTTAGGTTTTGTAAATCCAAAGAAAACTCTAAACTGCTCTTTTTGTAGTCTTTACGGTAACCAACCTTTATATCAGTTCTAAAATAAGGTGTTTGGCGAACTGAATAAGCTTTTTCGTTGTCATAAATGGCTTCACCAGCACTTTTTGATGCTTCAATATTTAGAGGTGTGAAAAACCTACCCCCA
It includes:
- a CDS encoding succinyl-CoA--3-ketoacid-CoA transferase — translated: MINKVITDLDAVIKQIPDGATLMLGGFGLCGIPEHSITALLKSGVKNLTCISNNAGVDDFGIGLLLKTRQVKKMISSYVGENEEFERQLLSGELEVELLPQGTLAERIRAGGAGIPAFFTPAGVGTEVAEGKEVREFDGKLYLMERWLKADFALVKAWKADTAGNLVYQGTARNFNPMMATAGKVTIVEVEEIVPAGTLDPNQIHTSGIYVDYLYQGSNYEKRIEQRTVKK
- a CDS encoding FAD-binding protein; amino-acid sequence: MKQTLDFVVSPEIGFDTDNLHQFLKEKLQISDHAFIRLERRSIDARSKQVKVNIKVSIYENEQAEPLGNFEKNYQDVSKKPQVIVVGAGPAGMFAALRLIELGIKPIVIERGKDVQARRRDLAAINKDHVVNNNSNYCFGEGGAGTYSDGKLYTRSNKRGDIRRILEILVAHGAKEEILIEAHPHIGTNKLPKIVADLRESIIKAGGEVHFETKVVDFILEGNSIKGVVGEKQTTTQEFIGIGVILATGHSARDIFELLHKKNVFIQNKPFALGVRIEHPQQIIDSIQYHCEQRGQYLPPASYSLVEQVKYKGVEKGVFSFCMCPGGFIVPSATEQGEVVVNGMSPSRRDGRFANSGMVVAVDELDWKPFESFGVLAALEFQKNIEKIACQIGGNTQIAPAQRVVDFAEKKVSKSLLDTSYQPGLVSVDLREVLPEQIAFRLQEGLKSFGKKMKGYFTNEAQLIGVESRTSSPVSIPRDKMSYEHTQIKGLFPCGEGAGYAGGIMSAAMDGERCAEKLAELYG
- a CDS encoding LytTR family transcriptional regulator, coding for MTKILLIEDEYPAAERLSKMILTLGDTEIIASLDSIENSIEFLNSKPQIDLIFSDIQLSDGLSFKIFEQVVIHTPIIFTTSYDEYAIRAFKVKSIDYLLKPIKQEELIQAYKKYKELFNKTENQDYSTKIASLLQEISQQKTKSYQQRFLVKHQEQLIPIAQEQIAYFYSTNKMVCLISKEGKQFLVDYTLEELEDLLNPTHFFRLNRQFIASVESISKIHQYFHGKLKLELEPTSTEEVIVSREKSPIFQQWLEIGSKT
- a CDS encoding histidine kinase, yielding MNSPKAHINDLKARLIGIPTISLSINIAYHWNDKVFFSSDAIWGLLIAFLNTFFIWEGLRKIMHFLIEKYPSFEQTKQRLITQTIFSLLYTSLITILLDLFCRVIKPESAKPNIWVGLAIGLIPTIIVTLIYESVFFFQSWKAGIQKAEALARANVQSQLESLKNQLDPHFLFNSLNTLSFLIDETNQEAQKYLEKLADVYRYVLVSKQKDMVTLQEEMDFVDAYMYLNKVRFRENIQLEKHIAPEILQKKIAPLSLQMLVENAIKHNIISKDKPLMIDIFADDNILAVQNNLQEKKTFYKSTKVGLENIKNRYALLSKKDIFIEKNQDFFRVEIPLL